The Mycolicibacterium doricum genome includes a region encoding these proteins:
- a CDS encoding NDMA-dependent alcohol dehydrogenase, with protein sequence MKTRAAVLWGLGQKWEVEEVELDPPGADEVLVQLTASGLCHSDEHLVTGDLPFPLPVVGGHEGAGTVVGVGPGVEDIAEGDSVILTFLPACGHCSYCARGMGNLCDMGAAIMMGPQIDGTYRFHARGEDIGQMCLLGTFSEYTVVPKASLVKVDSGTPLDKAALIGCGVTTGYGSAVRTGEVAAGDTVVVIGAGGIGMNAIQGSRIAGALNIVAVDPVDFKREEAGLFGATHAVASVAEAWELVSDMTRGRLADVCILTTGVAESSYVAEALSLVGKRGRVVVTAIGHPEDTSMSGSLLEMTLYEKQIRGSLYGSSNAAHDIPRLVELYNAGQLKLDQLITREYSLDQINEGYDDMRSGRNIRGLIRY encoded by the coding sequence GTGAAGACACGGGCTGCAGTGCTCTGGGGATTGGGGCAGAAGTGGGAGGTCGAAGAGGTCGAGTTGGATCCGCCCGGCGCCGACGAAGTTCTGGTGCAGTTGACAGCGAGCGGCTTGTGTCATTCCGATGAGCACCTGGTGACCGGCGATTTGCCCTTTCCGCTACCAGTCGTAGGCGGGCACGAAGGTGCAGGGACCGTAGTCGGCGTTGGCCCTGGAGTGGAGGATATCGCCGAGGGCGATTCGGTCATCCTGACGTTCTTGCCGGCCTGCGGACACTGCTCGTACTGTGCGCGCGGAATGGGCAATCTCTGCGACATGGGCGCTGCAATCATGATGGGACCCCAAATCGACGGTACCTATCGCTTCCACGCCCGCGGGGAGGACATCGGTCAGATGTGTCTGTTGGGCACATTTTCCGAGTACACCGTGGTACCCAAAGCCTCTTTGGTCAAGGTCGACAGTGGCACTCCACTCGACAAGGCAGCCCTGATCGGCTGCGGCGTAACGACCGGGTACGGATCTGCAGTCCGCACAGGTGAAGTAGCGGCCGGAGACACCGTAGTTGTCATAGGTGCAGGCGGTATCGGCATGAACGCGATTCAGGGTTCACGGATCGCCGGTGCGCTGAACATCGTTGCGGTGGACCCCGTGGACTTCAAGCGCGAAGAGGCCGGCCTCTTCGGCGCCACGCACGCCGTCGCGTCAGTTGCCGAGGCGTGGGAACTTGTCAGCGATATGACTCGCGGCAGACTTGCGGACGTATGCATATTGACCACCGGTGTCGCCGAAAGTTCCTACGTGGCAGAGGCCCTCTCGCTGGTGGGGAAACGTGGACGTGTCGTCGTCACCGCGATCGGACACCCCGAGGACACCTCGATGTCGGGCTCGCTGTTGGAAATGACGCTGTACGAGAAGCAGATCCGCGGCTCCCTGTACGGCTCCTCCAATGCTGCCCACGACATCCCCCGACTGGTTGAGCTCTACAACGCAGGACAGCTCAAACTCGACCAGTTGATCACCCGCGAATACAGTCTCGACCAGATCAACGAAGGCTACGACGACATGCGTTCTGGTCGAAACATCCGGGGCCTCATCCGCTACTGA
- a CDS encoding carboxylesterase/lipase family protein, whose translation MPVKTVRADIASGTIEGLTRDGVNRWRSIPYAKPPVGALRFKAPQPVEPWVGVRQCHQFRYCAPQPRRYTIVGPGKFQPMSEDCLTLNVVAPEGGSDRPLPVMFFIHGGAYFLGSSATPIYDGASLARSGCVYVSANYRLGALGAVDLSSLSTAEIRIDDNLYLRDIVAALGWVRENIAVFGGDPDDVTIFGESAGAHAVTTLLAVPAAEGLFARAISQSPAGALSRSKELAAEFAVKFASILGAEEREPARLLLAARPAQLVKAFDRLLTTSASDLAGGYPVGCTFGTDYLPLEPVQAMREGKAYRVPLIVGTNADEGRLFTRFLKLLPTNEAKIEALLAGAEPIYRERITAAYPEYPAPDACVRLGADFTFGSTLWQLADSHSRHAPTYLYRYDFAPRTLQWAGLGATHATELLAVFDAYRTPLGRLLSAGADRRSAMRVTDDMQGRWLAFARTGVPGDGWPRYTSDTRAVLVFDRSSRVEYDPHADRRQAWEGFQVLAR comes from the coding sequence ATGCCAGTTAAGACTGTCCGCGCGGACATCGCCTCAGGCACCATCGAAGGATTGACCCGGGACGGCGTCAATCGTTGGCGTTCCATTCCTTACGCCAAGCCACCGGTCGGTGCCCTACGATTCAAGGCTCCCCAGCCGGTCGAGCCGTGGGTGGGCGTTCGACAATGTCACCAATTCCGCTACTGCGCTCCGCAGCCCCGCCGGTACACCATCGTCGGTCCGGGCAAGTTCCAGCCTATGAGCGAGGACTGCCTCACCCTCAACGTCGTTGCGCCCGAGGGCGGCTCGGACCGACCTCTGCCGGTGATGTTCTTCATTCACGGCGGGGCGTACTTCCTGGGCAGTTCCGCGACACCGATCTATGATGGTGCGTCGCTTGCCCGCAGCGGTTGCGTGTACGTATCGGCGAATTACCGCCTCGGCGCGCTAGGGGCTGTCGACCTGTCGTCGCTGTCCACCGCAGAGATCCGTATTGACGACAACCTCTACTTGCGCGACATCGTGGCGGCGCTCGGGTGGGTACGCGAAAACATCGCGGTATTCGGCGGCGATCCCGATGACGTGACGATATTCGGCGAGAGCGCGGGCGCGCATGCCGTTACCACATTGTTGGCTGTGCCAGCGGCTGAAGGCCTTTTCGCGCGGGCGATCTCACAAAGTCCGGCCGGCGCCCTATCCCGCTCCAAGGAGCTGGCCGCGGAGTTCGCCGTCAAGTTCGCATCCATTCTCGGCGCCGAGGAGCGGGAGCCCGCCCGCCTCCTGCTGGCGGCGCGTCCGGCTCAACTGGTGAAGGCATTCGATCGCTTGCTCACCACGAGTGCATCGGACCTCGCTGGCGGTTACCCGGTGGGATGCACCTTCGGAACCGACTATCTACCGCTCGAGCCCGTTCAAGCGATGCGCGAAGGCAAGGCGTACCGTGTGCCGCTGATCGTCGGCACGAACGCCGACGAGGGCCGGTTGTTCACTCGCTTCCTCAAACTCCTTCCGACGAACGAAGCGAAGATCGAAGCGTTACTCGCGGGAGCGGAACCCATCTATCGCGAGCGTATTACCGCTGCCTATCCCGAGTATCCAGCGCCCGATGCCTGTGTCCGACTGGGGGCCGACTTCACATTCGGATCGACACTGTGGCAGCTCGCGGACTCCCACAGTCGACACGCCCCCACTTACCTGTACCGCTATGACTTCGCCCCGCGCACTCTGCAATGGGCCGGGCTGGGTGCCACCCACGCGACGGAACTTCTTGCGGTGTTCGACGCCTACCGCACGCCCCTCGGTCGGCTTCTCAGCGCCGGGGCCGATCGCCGCTCGGCCATGCGCGTGACCGACGACATGCAAGGGCGCTGGCTTGCTTTCGCCCGCACCGGAGTTCCAGGAGACGGCTGGCCGCGCTACACCAGCGACACCCGTGCGGTGCTGGTCTTCGACCGCTCCTCGCGGGTGGAGTACGACCCCCATGCCGACCGGCGGCAAGCATGGGAAGGATTTCAAGTCCTCGCACGCTGA
- a CDS encoding acyl-CoA dehydrogenase family protein, with translation MHYAFDDDQEAFRREVATFAQRVLAPHYQADDRAARMRPELPRQMAAMGLTGLRIPERFGGQGADAVTTGIAAEEISRADINACYILLIASLNADILVGNASDEQLARWLPPLAAGTALSALVLTEPEHGSDAANLSLRAQPDGTGWRLVGEKTSISVGMSADTGVVFARTGGPGARGVSAFYVDLNDERVARTALDDHGGRAIGRASLHFDGVKVGRDELIGEEGAGFVSVMQGFDYSRAVIGLMCVGIAQAALDDALQYARTRQAFGGPIGRHQGVAFPLVEQATRLAGARHICYEALWRKDQGLDHTVAANMAKWFAPKTAGEVVHQALLTFGHAGWGRDSVQGQRLRDVLAFEIADGTAQVAKLVVARHLLGREFAP, from the coding sequence GTGCACTACGCCTTCGACGATGACCAAGAGGCCTTCCGGCGTGAGGTCGCTACCTTCGCTCAGCGCGTGCTCGCTCCCCACTACCAGGCCGACGACCGGGCCGCGCGGATGCGCCCGGAGTTACCTCGCCAGATGGCGGCGATGGGCTTGACGGGCCTGCGCATCCCGGAGAGATTCGGCGGCCAGGGGGCCGACGCCGTCACCACCGGCATAGCAGCCGAGGAGATCTCGCGGGCTGACATCAACGCCTGCTACATCCTGCTGATCGCCAGTCTCAACGCTGACATCCTGGTCGGCAACGCTAGCGATGAGCAACTGGCGCGATGGTTACCTCCGCTCGCAGCTGGCACCGCGCTGTCGGCGCTGGTGCTTACCGAGCCAGAGCACGGGTCCGACGCGGCCAACCTGTCGCTGCGCGCACAACCCGACGGGACAGGTTGGCGGCTGGTTGGCGAGAAGACTTCGATCTCAGTGGGGATGTCGGCAGACACCGGTGTGGTGTTCGCACGCACGGGAGGACCCGGGGCTCGCGGGGTGAGCGCGTTCTACGTCGACCTCAACGACGAGCGGGTCGCGCGAACCGCGCTCGACGATCACGGCGGCCGGGCCATCGGGCGCGCGTCGTTGCATTTCGACGGGGTGAAGGTGGGGCGCGACGAACTGATCGGGGAGGAGGGCGCCGGATTCGTGTCGGTGATGCAGGGGTTCGACTACTCGCGGGCGGTGATCGGCCTGATGTGCGTCGGCATCGCCCAGGCAGCACTCGACGATGCACTGCAGTACGCGCGCACGCGGCAGGCCTTCGGCGGTCCAATAGGTCGCCACCAAGGGGTGGCGTTTCCCCTCGTAGAGCAGGCCACCAGGTTGGCCGGGGCGCGTCACATCTGTTACGAGGCGCTGTGGCGAAAGGACCAAGGCTTGGATCACACGGTGGCTGCAAACATGGCGAAGTGGTTCGCCCCCAAGACCGCGGGCGAGGTCGTGCATCAGGCGTTGCTTACCTTTGGCCACGCTGGCTGGGGCAGAGACAGTGTGCAAGGGCAGCGGCTGCGCGACGTGTTGGCATTCGAAATCGCCGATGGAACCGCGCAGGTCGCCAAGCTCGTTGTCGCCCGCCACCTGCTTGGGCGAGAATTTGCTCCGTAG
- a CDS encoding GlsB/YeaQ/YmgE family stress response membrane protein, whose protein sequence is MFWTIISAVIGGLIIGALARLVMPGKQNIGVIMTIVLGVLGSLAGSWLCYNLFGYQNEGGGWAVIPFLVGILVAIVLIAIYLGITGRRGSRPGTAVR, encoded by the coding sequence ATGTTCTGGACGATCATCTCGGCCGTCATCGGCGGCCTGATCATCGGCGCGTTGGCGAGACTCGTCATGCCCGGCAAGCAGAACATCGGCGTGATCATGACGATCGTGCTCGGCGTGCTCGGGTCGCTCGCCGGTTCGTGGCTCTGCTACAACCTTTTCGGCTACCAGAACGAAGGTGGCGGCTGGGCGGTGATCCCGTTCCTCGTCGGCATCCTCGTCGCCATCGTCCTTATCGCGATCTACCTCGGTATCACCGGTCGGCGCGGGTCGCGCCCCGGTACCGCCGTCCGCTAG
- a CDS encoding PQQ-dependent sugar dehydrogenase: MPISLWLREFGAWLTATAVLAGCAASTPDQPAPTPSAQPSTPTAPPATGVTSVTVAVPAGLDAAPFDQPRRASVPAGWTMSVWARVPEARLARWTPDGALLISVPSTGEIVRLAPSDGGPRRAPLLQGLTQPHGMAFAESTLYVAESDEISAYDYADGRATNRRTVAAGLPDAESPDLRGAYAHALKSVTVGPDGAVYFSIGSTGNISAEDRDATPPRATIMRVPPGGGPAEPFATGVRNGTGLAIAPDGSVWTAVNGRDNVADPATGEVDPQYVNDHPPEQLAKLTPGRELGWPYCNIDGGPADVPFIRDVQTNPGGDKLDCAALPPVEQSFGAHSAPLGLSFVDGELPEPYARGALVGIHGSWNRRPPREPEVSFYPWGDGDLGNQQTLVGGFQAEDGSRWGRPVDAVAGPDGAVYITDDDAGAVYRLAPPGR, encoded by the coding sequence ATGCCAATCTCGCTGTGGCTTAGGGAATTCGGCGCCTGGCTCACGGCCACCGCAGTGCTCGCCGGATGCGCGGCGAGCACTCCGGACCAGCCTGCCCCCACACCGTCTGCACAGCCCTCGACGCCGACGGCGCCGCCTGCGACCGGCGTCACCTCGGTGACCGTCGCCGTCCCCGCGGGGTTGGACGCGGCACCGTTCGACCAGCCGCGCCGGGCGTCGGTCCCCGCGGGCTGGACGATGTCGGTGTGGGCGCGTGTGCCCGAGGCCCGGCTTGCGCGGTGGACGCCCGACGGGGCACTACTGATCTCCGTGCCCAGCACCGGCGAGATCGTCCGACTCGCGCCAAGCGATGGCGGTCCACGGCGCGCGCCGCTGCTCCAGGGGCTCACCCAGCCGCATGGGATGGCTTTCGCCGAGTCGACGCTCTACGTCGCCGAGAGCGACGAGATCTCCGCTTACGACTATGCGGACGGCCGGGCGACCAACCGGCGCACCGTCGCCGCGGGCCTGCCCGACGCCGAGAGCCCTGATCTGCGCGGCGCGTATGCGCACGCGCTCAAGAGCGTCACGGTCGGACCCGACGGTGCGGTGTACTTCTCGATTGGTTCCACAGGGAACATCTCTGCCGAGGACCGCGACGCCACCCCGCCGCGCGCCACCATCATGCGGGTCCCGCCGGGCGGTGGTCCGGCCGAACCGTTCGCCACCGGCGTCCGCAACGGCACCGGGCTGGCCATCGCCCCCGACGGTTCGGTGTGGACGGCGGTCAACGGCCGTGACAACGTCGCCGATCCCGCGACCGGAGAGGTCGACCCGCAATATGTCAACGACCATCCGCCCGAACAACTCGCGAAGCTCACACCGGGGCGCGAACTGGGGTGGCCGTACTGCAACATCGACGGCGGACCGGCCGACGTGCCGTTCATCCGGGACGTGCAGACCAACCCCGGCGGCGACAAGCTCGACTGCGCCGCGCTCCCGCCGGTCGAGCAGAGCTTCGGAGCACACTCCGCTCCGCTGGGGCTGAGCTTCGTCGACGGCGAACTGCCCGAACCGTATGCGCGCGGGGCACTCGTCGGCATCCACGGGTCGTGGAACCGACGGCCGCCGCGAGAACCCGAGGTGTCGTTCTATCCATGGGGCGACGGCGATCTGGGCAACCAGCAGACGCTGGTCGGCGGGTTCCAGGCCGAGGACGGATCCCGCTGGGGCCGGCCGGTGGACGCGGTGGCCGGACCGGACGGTGCGGTCTACATCACCGACGACGACGCCGGCGCCGTCTACCGGCTGGCGCCGCCGGGTCGATGA
- a CDS encoding SCP2 sterol-binding domain-containing protein gives MAVFKDEDEVYTYLAGIFRRGLEKEGLADKLSTSGVVLRVHYTDPDAVVTVDMPNKTVETGSSSSAVPNVELFMSADTGNKFWLGKVNLTLAMAKGSVRAKGPVPKLIKLIPQAKVLFPEYRSMLESENRRDLLDA, from the coding sequence GTGGCAGTTTTCAAAGACGAGGACGAGGTGTACACCTACCTTGCCGGCATCTTTCGGCGCGGATTGGAGAAGGAAGGCCTGGCGGACAAGCTGTCGACCTCAGGCGTGGTGTTGCGTGTGCACTACACCGATCCAGACGCGGTGGTAACGGTGGACATGCCGAACAAGACAGTGGAGACCGGGTCATCGAGCAGCGCGGTGCCCAACGTCGAGTTGTTCATGTCGGCGGACACCGGCAACAAATTCTGGCTGGGCAAGGTGAACCTCACGCTCGCAATGGCCAAGGGCTCGGTGCGGGCCAAGGGGCCGGTGCCGAAACTGATCAAACTGATACCCCAGGCAAAGGTTCTTTTCCCGGAGTACCGATCGATGCTCGAAAGCGAGAACCGACGAGATCTGCTCGACGCGTGA